A stretch of DNA from Anthonomus grandis grandis chromosome 22, icAntGran1.3, whole genome shotgun sequence:
CCTTTTATGTCTCCAAATACATATCAGCAGCACCATGAGTTTGTGGGAGAAAAGATAAGGGAAACGGCTTGGAAAGCAATGGAGGAAGCCGCACAAGAAGAGAGTTTATTGGCCAAAGAATTAGGAGAAGTAGACCAATATAATCGCCCCTGTATCACTGTTGTGGCTGATGGTGCTTGGAGCAAAAGGTCTTATAATGTTAATTATGATGCTGCTTCAGGAGTTGTAAGTTTACTATGATTTagttaaatacttaattttgtttgattttttttgtattttaggcTTGTATAATTGGACAGAGGACCggaaaacttttatttcttgGAATCCGAAATAAATACTGCAGCTTTTGTGCATACGCCAGTGCCAAAAACATGGAAGTCATTCCAGATCATACATGTTATAAGAACTGGTCAAATACATCCACAAGTATGGAATCCGACATAATTGTGGAAGGATTTCGAAAAAGTATTGacatgtataatattatttataaaagactTGTTGGGGATGGTGACAGTAGCGTCTATAAAAAACTGATCGAGGCTCGCCCATATGGAAGTTTACATGTGGAGAAAATTGAGTGCAGGAATCATTTATTAAGAAACTTTTGCTCCAAATTGCGTGAAATATCTAGTAAGTTTATTCATCATTagcattaatttttgaaaaagctattaattgttctttatttattttaggtaaaaaaagaagCAACAGTACAAATAATCCGGTTTCACCATACCTGCGCAAACATATTTTGAACAATATACGAAGGATGAGAACTGCTGTTGCAATGGCTGTTACTCAAAGAAATAAAGAAGATAAAAGCTTTagtattaaaatagaaaatcttactaaagatttaaaaaatataccatccCACGTATTTGGAGAGCATCTAAACTGTACAGCCATAGGATATTTTAGATGTGATAAAAagtttggagaaaaaaattatattgaagaaATGAAGGCATGTGGGGTTTTGCAAGACATTGAAGTTTGTCTAAATAGACTCATATTGCATGCTTCCAGTTTGTTAAGAAATATGGACAATAATGTAGCTGAACATTATAACTCTGTGGTATGCAAGTTTATTGGCGGAAAGCgcatcaatttttcaaaaagaggGTCTTATCAAATACGGTGTGAAGCTGCAGCCCTATCTTATAATCTTGGAAGCGGAGAATACCacagacaaatttttaaatcaattgctGAAAAAAGTCCTTCTGgtcatacaaaaaaatttattaatagagTTAAACAAAGACGTATTAATACTCTTAAAATAAGACCAAAAAccctatttaaaaaacgaaataaatcaATTGCGCTTCCTGATAAAGATTATGGGGATCAGGAGGCAGATAATAGCATACAGCCAGACatggaagaaaatttatttgaagaa
This window harbors:
- the LOC126748476 gene encoding uncharacterized protein LOC126748476 — protein: MPIHNTSEEEIEVERQRTSPDTITDYVIEGRRIVDIQKLFKEIQNLSRHPPFNCTIADMNILTENRKGLKSSILLKCKMCNLEKYLNLFTQDESETSMDINAAAALATISTGIGFTAAEEFMAILDVPFMSPNTYQQHHEFVGEKIRETAWKAMEEAAQEESLLAKELGEVDQYNRPCITVVADGAWSKRSYNVNYDAASGVACIIGQRTGKLLFLGIRNKYCSFCAYASAKNMEVIPDHTCYKNWSNTSTSMESDIIVEGFRKSIDMYNIIYKRLVGDGDSSVYKKLIEARPYGSLHVEKIECRNHLLRNFCSKLREISSKFIHH